The Bacillota bacterium genome contains the following window.
TGCTTTTACAATGTCCATAATCTTTTCAATACCCATTTCCCGCAGTTTTTTACCAAATTGTTCATAATTTTCAAGGGGTTCGTCACCAATTATGAATTTAATCTTCATTTCTTGGAGGTAGGTATCAAGGTCTTTACTTACTTGGCTAACTATCCTGTCTTCTTCCTGTGTACGCCTTACATACATCCATGACTGTAATGGTTCTAAATAATTCATTATTTTGTCAATTTCAACCCTGTCATCAGCTAATCGGTACTTATTTGCTACTTTCATACTTTGCCTGTTGGATATATTAAGCCAGCAGCCTATAGACCATAAAGTATCTTGCGGACTCAACCCGTCAGGATTTTTTAGTACAAAATCTGTGTACTTGTATTCATTACCTTCAATTTTATACGATAGGTTTTCAATGCCGTAATTGATTAAGTTGAAGCCTTCTTCACTTGCCCATACAAAATCAAAGAACTTCATGGCCACTTCCGGTTTTTTGCAGAATTTTGTTATTTTAGCTGCTCCGGTCTGGTAATTAAACTGTTTGTAGAATTTTTGCCTTCCATAGGGTCCTTCCAGTATTGCTATTGTATATTCCGCATTTGGATCAGAAGCCTTAACCTGGCTGTACAACCAGCTTTTGCTCCATGGATACCAGGTTATACCTCCTACTTGATTATTGCTTAGACGTGCTACTAAATTATCATAAGACATATTGATAATTTCCCTGTCAAACACATTTTCCTTCCACATCTTATTGGCAAACTGCAGATAAAGCTTCCCTCTTTCCTCTAAATAGTCATACTCTACTTCACCATTATCATTTATACTATAGAAGCCCTGAGACATATGCATATGCCAAATATTTGACAAAAATTCAAAATAATTACTGCTGCAAGCATATACCTCATCTTTCTTGCCATTACCGTTTGCATCCTTTTCCTGGAAAGTCTTTAGAGCTGCCAGGTATTCTTCAGGAGTTTTCGGCACAGGAATATTCAATTTGTTAAGCCAGTCTTTTCTTATCCAGTTTGCCTCAAGAGAAGGAAAATCATCCAAAACATATGGAAACTCATACATCTTGCCGTCCTCAAAGGTCATAAACTTCTTAAGCTCGGGTCTTTCCTTCAGAAGCTTAACAATATTGGGAGTATTATCACCTATAAGGTGGTCAAAGCTTATTACCAGCCCCCTGTCTATAAGGTCAACAAGATTTCCTCCCATGATTATATCCTCGAGTTGTTGCCCTGCCGCATATTTAGTGTTAGCTACAGTATGAAATTCAGACGCTGGGAGGACAACCCATTTAATTTTGATATTAAGCCTTTTTTCGATTTCATCTATTACAGGTAGTTCTCCTGAAGCATAGCTTTTTGGCGTATACCAGTTATCCCATGTAAAAATGCTTAATTCCTCCGGTGGAGTCTTGGTATCTCCTCCTTTATCAACAGCTGTTTTATCCCCAGCTTTTTCCCCATCCTTCTTGGAACATCCTGTAAATGATAGGGAAAGAATCATAACAAGACATAGTAGAATAACTAAAAGTTTTTTCATGATTTTTTCATCCTCCTTAAGATTAATAAATTTTAAATTTACGGTTAAATTATCTTGTTACAATTGCTGTGTTCTTTTCACCCCCTTTCAGTTCATATGTACTATTCCCCCTTTCAGCGATAGCCAAATTATTAATTTTTACCCCTTGATTGAACCTATCATAACCCCTTTTACAAAATATTTCTGAAGAAAAGGGTACACACAAATGATAGGTAATATTGTAATAATTATTGAAGAATACTTGAGTTGTATACCATACGCTGCCCTTTCGTAACTTGAACCGGGTAAATCTCTTTGTACTTCAGCTGAAACCTCAATAAGTATACGTCTTAAGTAAATTTGTAATGGATGCTTACTCGCATCTGAAATAAATATCATAGCAGAGAAAAAGCTATTCCAGTGTCCAACCGCATGAAAAAGTATTAACACAGCCAGTATAGCTTTAGATAGTGGAAGGTATATGCTTGTTAGTATTTTTAAATCACCTGCCCCATCAATTATTGCCGATTCCTCAAGGCTATCTGGTATTGACTGGAAAAATGTCCTAGTAATTATAATATACCATGCGCTTACAGCTCCCGGTATAACTATTGCCCATCTTGTGTTATACATCCCAAGCGTTGAAACTAATATATATAGAGGTATTAAACCTCCTCCAAAAAACATTGTAAAGGATATCATTATCATGAAGAAGTTCCTATGTATGAACCGCTTTTTAGACAAAGGATATGCTGCAATAACAGTCATTATAACATTTATAGTTGTTCCAACAACTGTATACCAAATTGTATTATAATATGACTGCCAAAACATCTTATTTCTAAATACAATTTTAAATGATTCCAACGAAAATCCCTTGGGTAAAAGTAATATATTTTGCTTCATTACTTCTTCTACTGAACTTATCGACATACTAAAAACATATATAAACGGATACAAAGTTATAAAAGCAGCAAAGCTTAGTAAAATATAAATAATTACTTCAATAGCTTTATCAGATAACTTTTTCATTCTCCTCCTCCATTCTTACCATAGAGATATTTCGCTTACCTTTTTACTTATTTTGTTTACTGTTATTAAAAGTATAAAATTCACTACAGAGTTAAATAAGCCTACTGCACTGGCAAAGCTGAACTGTGCATTAATAATACCTGCCCTGTAAACATATGTTTGAATAACGTCTGCAACCTCATAAGTTGAAGGGTTATACATCAATATTATTTTTTCAAAGCCAACATTCATCATTTGTCCCAGAGATAAGATCAACAGTATAACTATTGTGGGTAATATTGAAGGTATAGATATGTTTACAATTTTTCGAAATCTTCCGGCCCCATCTATTTCTGCAGCCTCATATAAATTTGGATCTATTCCGGATAATGCCGCTATATATATTATTGAACTAAAACCAAAACCTTGCCAAATTCCCGATGCCACGTATATTGTACGGAACCACTTCTTATTCATCATGAAATGGATAGGCTCATACCCTAATTTCTCTAATAATATATTAATAATCCCGCCACTTGGAGATAGAAAATTAACTATCATACCAACTACTATAACAGTAGAAATAAAATATGGAAGATAGCTCGCGGTTTGAACAAATCTTTTGAAAAAACCA
Protein-coding sequences here:
- a CDS encoding extracellular solute-binding protein — encoded protein: MKKLLVILLCLVMILSLSFTGCSKKDGEKAGDKTAVDKGGDTKTPPEELSIFTWDNWYTPKSYASGELPVIDEIEKRLNIKIKWVVLPASEFHTVANTKYAAGQQLEDIIMGGNLVDLIDRGLVISFDHLIGDNTPNIVKLLKERPELKKFMTFEDGKMYEFPYVLDDFPSLEANWIRKDWLNKLNIPVPKTPEEYLAALKTFQEKDANGNGKKDEVYACSSNYFEFLSNIWHMHMSQGFYSINDNGEVEYDYLEERGKLYLQFANKMWKENVFDREIINMSYDNLVARLSNNQVGGITWYPWSKSWLYSQVKASDPNAEYTIAILEGPYGRQKFYKQFNYQTGAAKITKFCKKPEVAMKFFDFVWASEEGFNLINYGIENLSYKIEGNEYKYTDFVLKNPDGLSPQDTLWSIGCWLNISNRQSMKVANKYRLADDRVEIDKIMNYLEPLQSWMYVRRTQEEDRIVSQVSKDLDTYLQEMKIKFIIGDEPLENYEQFGKKLREMGIEKIMDIVKAQHERSKK
- a CDS encoding carbohydrate ABC transporter permease, yielding MKKLSDKAIEVIIYILLSFAAFITLYPFIYVFSMSISSVEEVMKQNILLLPKGFSLESFKIVFRNKMFWQSYYNTIWYTVVGTTINVIMTVIAAYPLSKKRFIHRNFFMIMISFTMFFGGGLIPLYILVSTLGMYNTRWAIVIPGAVSAWYIIITRTFFQSIPDSLEESAIIDGAGDLKILTSIYLPLSKAILAVLILFHAVGHWNSFFSAMIFISDASKHPLQIYLRRILIEVSAEVQRDLPGSSYERAAYGIQLKYSSIIITILPIICVYPFLQKYFVKGVMIGSIKG
- a CDS encoding sugar ABC transporter permease, whose protein sequence is MQNRIALRKSVQEFNATQKDTYFKRLGKNKQLLIIFLPVIIYYVIFHYLPMIGILIAFKDFKGFSNLYDFLTQNWVGFRWFKEFFSSVYFFRLLRNTFLLSFYSLIWGFPVPIIFALLLNEVGNGFFKRFVQTASYLPYFISTVIVVGMIVNFLSPSGGIINILLEKLGYEPIHFMMNKKWFRTIYVASGIWQGFGFSSIIYIAALSGIDPNLYEAAEIDGAGRFRKIVNISIPSILPTIVILLILSLGQMMNVGFEKIILMYNPSTYEVADVIQTYVYRAGIINAQFSFASAVGLFNSVVNFILLITVNKISKKVSEISLW